Proteins from one Nicotiana tabacum cultivar K326 chromosome 23, ASM71507v2, whole genome shotgun sequence genomic window:
- the LOC142177597 gene encoding histidine decarboxylase-like gives MGFEREFDIMIVPTKGEINAPPPPRKNLSLSVVESDDKDIKTSSQELDRILTQYIETLSHRTEYHIGYPVNICYEHHAALAPLLQFHLNNCGDPFTQNTVDFHSKDFEVAVLDWFAQLWEIEKDEYWGYITNGGTEGNLHGLLIGRELHPTGIIYASKDSHYSIFKAARMYRMEIETINTLVNGEIDYADLRSKLLLNKNKPAIININIGTTFKGAIDDLDLVLQILQKCGYSNDRYYIHCDAALYGLIVPFIQHVKTITFKKPIGSVSISGHKFLGCPMPCGIQITRKGYITSLSTKIEYIASVDATISGSRNGLAPIFLWYSLCMKGRAGLQQDAKMCNENARYLKGRLHKAGISAMLNESSIIVVFERPNDPKFIRHWQLSCTRDMAHVVVMPGITRETIDSFFKDLMQEREKWYQVGTTVPPCLADDIGSQNCLCSKQKMRH, from the exons ATGGGATTTGAAAGG GAGTTTGACATAATGATTGTCCCAACAAAAGGTGAAATCAACGCGCCACCGCCACCACGGAAGAATTTGAGTCTCAGTGTGGTAGAATCTGATGATAAAGATATTAAGACGTCTTCGCAAGAACTGGACAGAATTTTGACTCAATATATAGAGACATTGTCCCATCGGACAGAATATCATATAG GTTATCCAGTTAATATATGTTACGAGCATCATGCTGCTTTAGCTCCACTTTTGCAATTCCACTTGAACAACTGCGGAGATCCCTTCACTCAGAACACTGTTGATTTCCATTCAAAAGATTTTGAAGTGGCTGTTTTAGATTGGTTTGCGCAACTATGGGAAATTGAGAAGGATGAATATTGGGGATACATTACCAATGGTGGCACAGAGGGAAATCTCCATGGTCTTTTGATTGG aagagaGTTACATCCCACTGGGATAATATATGCATCAAAGGATTCACATTACTCGATTTTTAAAGCAGCAAGAATGTACAGAATGGAGATAGAGACCATCAATACTTTAGTCAATGGGGAGATTGATTATGCAGATTTGAGATCAAAATTACTTCTCAACAAGAACAAACCGgccatcatcaatatcaatattG GAACTACCTTCAAAGGAGCTATTGATGATCTTGATTTGGTCCTACAAATACTTCAAAAATGTGGTTATTCCAATGATAGATATTACATCCATTGTGACGCTGCACTATATGGGCTAATTGTCCCATTTATCCAACAT GTGAAAACAATTACCTTCAAGAAGCCAATAGGCAGTGTTTCAATTTCAGGCCACAAATTCTTGGGATGTCCAATGCCTTGTGGCATTCAGATAACAAGGAAAGGTTACATTACTAGTCTCTCAACAAAAATCGAGTACATTGCTTCCGTTGATGCTACAATTTCTGGTAGTCGAAATGGCTTGGCACCAATATTCTTATGGTACAGTTTATGCATGAAAGGCCGTGCCGGATTGCAACAAGATGCCAAAATGTGCAACGAAAATGCCCGATATTTGAAAGGTCGACTTCATAAAGCAGGAATTAGCGCTATGCTCAATGAGTCTAGCATTATCGTTGTCTTTGAACGACCTAATGACCCTAAGTTCATTCGTCATTGGCAACTGTCTTGCACAAGAGATATGGCACATGTTGTAGTCATGCCGGGCATCACAAGAGAAACAATAGACAGTTTTTTCAAGGATTTAATGCAGGAGAGGGAAAAATGGTACCAGGTTGGAACAACTGTGCCTCCTTGCCTAGCAGATGATATTGGCTCTCAAAATTGTCTTTGCTCCAAACAGAAGATGCGTCATTGA